One stretch of Roseovarius mucosus DNA includes these proteins:
- the mbfA gene encoding iron exporter MbfA translates to MIPGMTSRRRFRDLSEQEILALAISSEEDDARIYRSYAEMLRQDFPDTAAIFDGMATEEDGHRHRLIELHRSRFGEVIPLIRREHVAGFYARRPVWLIENLGIERIRDEAEAMERDAGAFYLKAAQRTTDADTRKLLGDLAAAEAGHQTRAEELEAEHLDADARDAEDRTAKRQFVLTWVQPGLAGLMDGSVSTLAPIFATAFATQDTWTTFLVGLAASVGAGISMGFTEAASDDGELSGRGSPIKRGFASGIMTTVGGLGHALPYLIPDFWTATIIAFVVVFIELWAIAWIQNKYMETPFFRAAFQVVLGGALVFAAGVLIGSG, encoded by the coding sequence ATGATTCCCGGTATGACGTCCCGCCGCCGTTTTCGCGATCTCAGCGAACAAGAAATTCTCGCATTGGCGATCTCCTCGGAAGAGGATGACGCGCGCATCTATCGTTCTTATGCAGAGATGTTGCGGCAAGATTTTCCGGATACCGCTGCCATCTTTGATGGGATGGCGACCGAAGAAGATGGCCACCGTCACCGCCTGATCGAACTGCACCGCAGCCGGTTTGGCGAGGTGATCCCCCTGATCCGGCGCGAGCATGTTGCCGGGTTCTATGCGCGACGTCCTGTCTGGCTGATTGAAAACCTCGGGATCGAGCGTATCCGCGACGAGGCCGAGGCGATGGAGCGCGATGCTGGTGCGTTTTATCTCAAGGCGGCACAGCGCACCACCGATGCCGACACCCGCAAATTGCTTGGGGATCTCGCCGCCGCCGAGGCTGGTCATCAAACCCGCGCCGAAGAGCTTGAGGCTGAGCATCTTGATGCCGATGCGCGCGACGCCGAGGATCGCACCGCCAAACGCCAGTTTGTATTGACATGGGTGCAGCCGGGGCTTGCCGGATTGATGGATGGCTCCGTGTCCACGCTCGCCCCGATCTTTGCCACGGCCTTTGCCACGCAGGACACCTGGACCACGTTTCTTGTTGGTCTTGCGGCCAGTGTCGGCGCAGGCATTTCCATGGGCTTTACCGAGGCTGCCAGCGACGATGGCGAACTCTCTGGGCGCGGCAGCCCGATCAAGCGCGGTTTTGCCTCTGGGATCATGACCACCGTTGGCGGGTTGGGCCATGCGTTGCCTTATCTCATTCCGGATTTCTGGACTGCCACAATCATCGCCTTTGTGGTGGTGTTCATCGAGCTTTGGGCGATTGCCTGGATCCAGAACAAATATATGGAAACGCCGTTCTTTCGCGCGGCGTTTCAGGTTGTTCTGGGCGGTGCGCTGGTCTTTGCCGCTGGCGTGCTGATCGGCAGTGGCTGA